A part of Geothrix oryzae genomic DNA contains:
- a CDS encoding nitric-oxide reductase large subunit: protein MSSAVTDTTPLSPRWRQAVILVMIFGFSLLIWITAKTYTGAPPIPARVIGTSGQVLFTGEEIKDGQEVFLKYGLMEHGTLWGHGAYLGPDYTAEYLHRLAEIGRDTLARAQYGRAFQDLSEGQALEIGALLKSQIKQNRYDPGTDALQFTEVEAASYRLQVEEWRTYFSGSKAAVGLPAKFIQDERELTHLTAYFAWATWATVAPRPGKDYSYTNNWPYEPLVGNGPTASTYLWSALSLITLLGGLGLILFIFGKFNYLGWGGAAGWKHAEEGRLHAWTLTPSQKAVALFFAVVAVLFLGQAALGGVLAHYRVEPDGFYGFDLARILPYNLARTWHLQLAIFWIATAWVGGGLFLAPLVGGSEPKGQRAGVLVLLGALAIVVFGSLFGEFAGINGYLGSLWFWLGHQGSEYLDLGRFWQLLLAVGLIFWLFLMFRALRPAMKGGEQGELPSLFFYAAIAIPLFYVPALFYGPRTNFAVIDNWRFWIIHLWVEGFFELFATVLVAVMFYQLGLVTAKSATRLVYLDAILYLAGGIMGIGHHWYFTGQGTLNMGLAASFSALEVVPLTLLTLDAWDFIRLQDRNCDDCGRPLAAKQRWAIKFLIAVGVWNFVGAGVFGFLINLPIVSYFEVGTTLTANHGHAAMFGVFGMLALAVLVFCLRELKNDRAWDGAEKFIRTGFWGLNIGLGLMMVLDLFPGGVIQLWDVLSNGYWHARRLTFLMGGTFHALEWVRIVADMVFLLAGALPIAYGTLKLVFTPEPKDAV, encoded by the coding sequence ATGAGCAGTGCCGTCACGGACACGACTCCCCTCTCTCCGCGCTGGCGCCAGGCGGTCATCCTCGTGATGATCTTCGGCTTCAGCCTGCTGATCTGGATCACGGCCAAGACCTACACCGGTGCGCCGCCCATCCCGGCCCGGGTGATCGGAACCTCGGGGCAGGTGCTCTTCACGGGAGAGGAGATCAAGGATGGCCAGGAGGTCTTCCTGAAGTACGGCCTCATGGAGCACGGCACCCTTTGGGGGCACGGGGCCTACCTGGGACCCGACTACACCGCCGAGTATCTGCATCGCCTGGCTGAGATCGGGCGGGACACCCTGGCCCGGGCGCAGTACGGCAGAGCCTTCCAGGATCTGAGCGAGGGCCAGGCCCTCGAGATCGGGGCCCTGCTGAAGAGCCAGATCAAGCAGAACCGCTACGACCCAGGAACGGACGCCCTCCAGTTCACCGAGGTCGAGGCGGCCTCCTACCGCCTCCAGGTGGAGGAATGGCGGACCTACTTCTCCGGCAGCAAGGCCGCGGTGGGTCTGCCCGCGAAGTTCATCCAGGACGAACGGGAGCTGACCCACCTCACGGCCTACTTCGCATGGGCCACCTGGGCCACCGTGGCGCCCCGCCCGGGGAAGGACTACTCCTACACGAACAACTGGCCCTACGAGCCCCTCGTGGGCAATGGCCCCACGGCCTCGACCTACTTGTGGAGCGCCCTGAGCCTCATCACCCTGCTGGGGGGCCTCGGCCTGATCCTCTTCATCTTCGGGAAGTTCAACTACCTGGGCTGGGGCGGCGCGGCAGGCTGGAAGCACGCGGAGGAGGGCCGGCTCCACGCCTGGACCCTCACCCCCAGCCAGAAGGCCGTGGCCCTCTTCTTCGCCGTGGTGGCGGTGCTCTTCCTGGGCCAGGCGGCCCTGGGCGGCGTGCTGGCCCACTATCGCGTGGAGCCGGATGGGTTCTACGGGTTCGACCTGGCGCGCATCCTCCCCTACAACCTGGCCCGGACCTGGCACCTGCAGCTGGCGATCTTCTGGATCGCCACGGCCTGGGTGGGCGGCGGCCTCTTCCTGGCGCCTCTGGTGGGCGGTTCGGAACCCAAGGGGCAGAGGGCCGGCGTGCTGGTCCTGCTGGGTGCCCTGGCCATCGTGGTCTTCGGCAGCTTGTTCGGCGAGTTCGCGGGCATCAACGGCTATCTGGGCAGCCTGTGGTTCTGGCTGGGCCATCAGGGCAGCGAATACCTCGACCTGGGCCGCTTCTGGCAGCTGCTGCTGGCTGTCGGGCTCATCTTCTGGCTCTTCCTCATGTTCCGGGCCCTGCGTCCGGCCATGAAGGGCGGTGAGCAGGGCGAGCTCCCCTCGCTCTTCTTCTATGCCGCCATCGCCATCCCGCTGTTCTATGTCCCCGCCCTGTTCTATGGGCCGCGCACGAACTTCGCCGTCATCGACAACTGGCGTTTCTGGATCATCCACCTCTGGGTGGAAGGCTTCTTCGAGCTTTTCGCCACGGTGCTGGTGGCCGTGATGTTCTACCAGCTGGGCCTCGTCACGGCGAAATCCGCCACTCGGCTGGTCTACCTCGACGCCATCCTCTACCTGGCCGGCGGCATCATGGGCATCGGCCACCACTGGTACTTCACGGGGCAGGGGACCCTGAACATGGGTCTCGCGGCCAGTTTCTCCGCCCTGGAGGTGGTGCCGCTCACGCTGCTGACGCTGGACGCCTGGGATTTCATCCGCCTGCAGGACCGGAACTGCGATGACTGCGGTCGGCCCCTGGCGGCGAAACAGCGCTGGGCCATCAAGTTCCTCATCGCCGTGGGCGTCTGGAACTTCGTGGGGGCGGGCGTCTTCGGGTTCCTCATCAACCTGCCCATTGTCTCCTACTTCGAGGTGGGCACGACGCTGACGGCCAACCATGGGCACGCGGCGATGTTCGGCGTCTTCGGCATGCTGGCCCTGGCCGTCCTGGTGTTCTGCCTGCGGGAGCTCAAGAACGACCGGGCCTGGGACGGGGCGGAGAAGTTCATCCGCACGGGCTTCTGGGGGCTCAACATCGGCCTGGGGCTGATGATGGTCCTGGATCTGTTCCCCGGCGGCGTGATCCAGCTCTGGGATGTGCTCTCCAACGGCTACTGGCACGCCCGGCGCCTCACCTTCCTCATGGGGGGCACCTTCCATGCGCTGGAGTGGGTGCGCATCGTGGCCGACATGGTGTTCCTCCTCGCCGGGGCCCTGCCCATCGCCTACGGCACCCTGAAGCTGGTGTTCACCCCTGAACCGAAGGACGCGGTCTGA
- a CDS encoding biotin--[acetyl-CoA-carboxylase] ligase, with amino-acid sequence MELPLIRLAVVDSTQAFLRRNPHLGSCVVLADQQSQGRGRQGNRWESAAGAGLWMSAALPSPAGVTPGVVLQRAMSAAARVLDPGGRTLGLKWPNDLVAWRDGRLVKVGGILGEQAGGRLILGLGVNLTAAPDLPGRAIPPASLRDLGLETPSSAELAICITIFWKNLKQEFQPLFRWPAPGAAMRWEEGQGTCLGWEPDGRLKVATADGIRRLSAGEVSGLG; translated from the coding sequence ATGGAGCTGCCGCTGATCCGGCTGGCCGTGGTGGACTCCACCCAGGCCTTCCTGCGGCGGAATCCCCACCTGGGCTCTTGCGTCGTGCTGGCGGACCAGCAGAGCCAGGGGCGGGGGCGCCAGGGCAACCGCTGGGAAAGCGCCGCCGGGGCCGGGCTCTGGATGTCGGCGGCCCTGCCTTCCCCGGCCGGCGTGACCCCGGGCGTGGTGCTCCAGCGCGCCATGAGCGCCGCGGCCCGGGTGCTGGACCCCGGGGGCCGCACCCTGGGCTTGAAGTGGCCCAACGACCTGGTGGCCTGGCGGGATGGCCGCCTCGTCAAGGTGGGAGGCATCCTGGGCGAACAGGCCGGAGGGCGCCTCATCCTGGGGCTCGGCGTGAACCTGACGGCGGCCCCGGACCTGCCTGGCCGCGCCATTCCCCCGGCGAGCCTGAGGGATCTCGGGTTGGAAACGCCATCGAGTGCGGAGCTTGCGATTTGCATCACCATTTTTTGGAAGAATTTGAAGCAAGAATTTCAACCTCTTTTCCGATGGCCGGCCCCCGGCGCCGCGATGCGCTGGGAGGAGGGGCAGGGCACCTGCCTGGGCTGGGAGCCCGATGGCCGGCTGAAGGTGGCCACGGCCGACGGCATCCGGCGGCTCAGCGCAGGAGAGGTTTCGGGGCTCGGGTAG
- a CDS encoding type III pantothenate kinase, with protein MSLLLAVDVGNTNVVLGIYDLSKGPDSPLVCSWRLATSRERTADEYGVSALALMRHQGIEAGQIKHVAISCVVPPLHPILMSLAKNYFGVDAFYIEPGVKTGVKVLIDNPAELGADRLVNAVAGIEKYGAPLIVVDFGTATTFDVINAKKEYLGGLICPGLKISADALFQRASRLPRVEIAEPERLVGRNTVQAMQSGIFYGYVGMVDGILDRLLDECPEAKIAATGGLGHVIAPHTKHIRQIAPDLTLDGLRILWFRNQGSGRK; from the coding sequence ATGAGTCTTCTGTTGGCCGTCGATGTGGGCAACACCAATGTGGTGCTGGGAATCTACGATCTGTCAAAAGGACCGGATTCGCCCCTGGTCTGTTCCTGGCGACTGGCCACCAGCCGCGAGCGCACGGCGGACGAGTACGGCGTCTCCGCGCTGGCCCTGATGCGCCACCAGGGCATCGAGGCCGGCCAGATCAAGCATGTGGCCATCTCCTGCGTGGTCCCGCCGCTCCATCCCATCCTCATGAGCCTGGCGAAGAACTACTTCGGCGTGGACGCCTTCTACATCGAGCCCGGCGTGAAGACCGGCGTGAAGGTGCTCATCGACAACCCGGCCGAGTTGGGGGCCGACCGCCTGGTGAACGCCGTGGCGGGCATCGAGAAGTACGGAGCCCCGCTCATCGTGGTGGATTTCGGCACCGCCACTACCTTCGATGTCATCAATGCGAAGAAGGAATACCTGGGTGGGCTGATCTGCCCGGGCCTGAAGATCAGCGCGGATGCCCTGTTCCAGCGGGCCAGCCGCCTGCCACGCGTGGAGATCGCCGAGCCGGAGCGCCTGGTGGGCCGCAACACTGTCCAGGCCATGCAGTCCGGCATCTTCTACGGGTATGTGGGCATGGTCGACGGCATTCTGGACCGCCTGCTCGACGAATGCCCGGAGGCCAAGATCGCCGCGACGGGCGGGCTGGGGCATGTGATCGCACCCCACACCAAGCACATCCGCCAGATCGCGCCGGATCTCACCCTGGACGGCCTGCGCATCCTCTGGTTCCGCAACCAGGGCAGCGGTCGGAAATAG
- a CDS encoding tryptophanase: MPRTMIEPFRIKSVEPIRMTTPQERLQMLEAAKLNVFKLRAEDVLLDWLTDSGTGAMSSAQWGAIMVGDESYAGARSFFRLEAVLQGITGMAHFIPTHQGRAAEKVLFSSVCKQGDLVPNNCHFDTTRANLEFNGVEALDLVIVEGLQPSLIHPFKGNIDLARVEEVLKKDGHRVPFGMLTVTNNTGGGQPVSMANIRAYAQLLKKYGKPLIMDVCRFAENAMFIKLREPGYENTPIKAICQEMFSYADGCTMSAKKDGMVNIGGFIMLRSDEWLDPVRNMLILTEGFPTYGGLAGRDLEALAVGLEEGMDESYLRYRLRTAEYLGEKLEAAGVGFVKPTGGHAVYIDAKTVLPDMPVEHYPAWALCNALYLEGGIRGVEIGSVMFGKRLEDGTETYHSMELVRLAFPRRMYTQSHFDFAAEVIADVKAKAREIRGVKIVKQSKYLRHFTAEMAWV; encoded by the coding sequence ATGCCCCGCACGATGATCGAACCCTTCCGCATCAAGTCCGTCGAGCCCATCCGCATGACCACTCCGCAGGAGCGCCTGCAGATGCTGGAGGCCGCGAAGCTGAATGTGTTCAAGCTGAGGGCGGAGGATGTGCTGCTCGATTGGCTGACGGATTCCGGCACCGGCGCCATGAGCTCGGCCCAGTGGGGCGCCATCATGGTCGGCGACGAGAGCTACGCCGGCGCCCGGAGCTTCTTCCGGCTGGAGGCCGTGCTGCAGGGCATCACCGGCATGGCCCACTTCATTCCCACCCACCAGGGCCGGGCCGCCGAGAAGGTGCTGTTCAGCTCCGTCTGCAAGCAGGGAGACCTGGTGCCCAACAACTGCCACTTCGACACCACCCGCGCCAACCTGGAGTTCAACGGGGTCGAGGCCCTGGACCTCGTGATCGTCGAAGGGCTCCAGCCCAGCCTCATCCACCCCTTCAAGGGCAACATCGACCTGGCCCGCGTCGAGGAAGTGCTGAAGAAGGACGGTCACCGCGTGCCCTTCGGCATGCTCACCGTGACCAACAACACCGGCGGCGGCCAGCCCGTCTCCATGGCCAACATTCGCGCCTACGCCCAGCTCCTCAAGAAGTACGGCAAGCCGCTCATCATGGATGTCTGCCGCTTCGCGGAAAACGCCATGTTCATCAAGCTCCGCGAGCCGGGCTACGAGAACACGCCCATCAAGGCCATCTGCCAGGAGATGTTCAGCTACGCCGACGGCTGCACCATGAGCGCCAAGAAGGACGGCATGGTGAACATCGGAGGCTTCATCATGCTGCGCAGCGACGAATGGCTGGATCCCGTCCGCAACATGCTCATCCTCACCGAGGGGTTCCCCACCTACGGCGGCCTGGCCGGGCGCGACCTGGAGGCTCTGGCCGTGGGCCTCGAGGAGGGCATGGACGAGTCCTACCTGCGCTACCGCCTCCGCACGGCCGAATACCTGGGCGAAAAGCTGGAGGCCGCGGGGGTCGGTTTCGTGAAGCCCACCGGCGGCCACGCGGTCTACATCGACGCCAAGACCGTGCTGCCGGACATGCCCGTGGAGCACTACCCGGCCTGGGCCCTCTGCAACGCCCTCTATCTCGAAGGCGGCATCCGGGGCGTGGAGATCGGCTCCGTCATGTTCGGCAAGCGGCTCGAGGACGGCACCGAGACCTACCACAGCATGGAGCTGGTGAGGCTGGCCTTCCCCCGCCGCATGTACACCCAGAGCCACTTCGACTTCGCCGCCGAGGTGATCGCCGATGTGAAGGCCAAGGCCAGGGAGATCCGCGGCGTGAAGATCGTGAAGCAGAGCAAGTACCTGCGCCACTTCACCGCCGAGATGGCCTGGGTCTGA
- a CDS encoding aldehyde dehydrogenase family protein — translation MPQPDLEALFARQQAARWRVAATSARERRAKLQALLDALMARRAEAQAALAADFRKSPEEVDLTELYPVISEIKEALRHLPRWMKPRRVPTPIGLFGSAGTIRHEPKGLALIISPWNYPIYLALGPLVSALAAGNCAILKPSESTPHANAFLGKLLAGLFPEDEVALVEGEADIAQALLALPFDHIFFTGSPAVGKAVMKAAAEHLASVTLELGGKSPVLVDADADLRMAARKIAWGKGLNGGQTCVAPDYVLVHASVHDALVTHLKEAFSSFYGVDAAARQASPDLARVINDRHFARLQGLLNGSAAQVAFGGETEAASRYIGPTLLTGVDPASPVMQEEIFGPLLPILKVKDMDEAVTFVNARPKPLALYVFSGSRRTSEDLLARTTAGGGCINDTILHFAHTGLPTGGVNASGFGKAHGRHGFEAFSNARGILRQRTRFSAIQLMYPPYTGFVRRMVDLTLKYF, via the coding sequence GTGCCCCAGCCTGATCTGGAAGCTCTCTTCGCCCGCCAGCAGGCGGCCCGGTGGCGGGTGGCGGCCACCTCGGCCCGGGAGCGCAGGGCCAAGCTCCAGGCGCTTCTGGATGCCCTCATGGCCCGCCGGGCCGAGGCCCAGGCGGCCCTGGCGGCGGACTTCCGGAAATCGCCGGAGGAGGTGGACCTCACGGAACTCTACCCCGTCATCTCGGAGATCAAGGAGGCCCTGCGCCACCTGCCCCGCTGGATGAAGCCCCGCCGGGTGCCCACCCCCATCGGCCTCTTCGGCAGCGCGGGCACCATCCGGCATGAGCCCAAGGGCCTGGCGCTCATCATCAGCCCCTGGAACTACCCCATCTACCTCGCGCTCGGACCTCTGGTCTCGGCCCTGGCCGCGGGCAACTGCGCCATCCTCAAGCCCTCGGAGTCCACCCCCCACGCCAACGCCTTCCTGGGGAAGCTGCTGGCCGGCCTCTTTCCCGAGGATGAAGTCGCGCTGGTGGAAGGCGAGGCCGACATCGCCCAGGCCCTGCTCGCCCTGCCCTTCGACCACATCTTCTTCACGGGCAGCCCGGCCGTGGGCAAGGCCGTGATGAAAGCCGCCGCCGAGCATCTGGCCTCCGTCACCCTGGAGCTGGGCGGCAAGTCCCCGGTGCTGGTGGACGCGGACGCCGACCTGCGCATGGCCGCCCGCAAGATCGCCTGGGGCAAGGGCCTCAACGGCGGCCAGACCTGCGTGGCGCCGGATTATGTGCTGGTTCATGCCAGCGTCCACGATGCGCTGGTGACCCATCTGAAGGAGGCCTTCTCCAGCTTCTACGGCGTCGATGCCGCCGCGCGCCAGGCCAGTCCTGATCTGGCCCGCGTCATCAACGACCGGCATTTTGCGCGGCTCCAGGGCCTGTTGAATGGCTCCGCGGCCCAGGTCGCCTTCGGCGGCGAGACCGAGGCGGCCTCGCGTTACATCGGCCCGACCCTGCTGACCGGCGTGGATCCGGCCTCGCCGGTCATGCAGGAGGAGATCTTCGGCCCCCTGCTGCCGATCCTGAAGGTGAAGGACATGGACGAGGCCGTGACCTTCGTGAACGCCCGGCCCAAGCCGCTGGCGCTCTATGTCTTCAGCGGCAGCCGCCGGACCTCGGAGGACCTCCTGGCCCGCACCACGGCCGGCGGCGGCTGCATCAACGACACGATCCTGCACTTCGCCCACACGGGCCTGCCCACCGGCGGCGTGAACGCCTCCGGCTTCGGCAAGGCCCACGGCCGCCACGGGTTCGAGGCCTTCTCCAACGCCCGGGGCATCCTGCGCCAGCGCACCCGCTTCTCGGCCATCCAGCTCATGTATCCGCCCTACACAGGCTTCGTCCGCAGGATGGTGGATCTCACCCTGAAATACTTCTAG